The DNA segment TTTATTATCCGTTAACCTGCCATCGTCCAAAACCTGCAATAAAATGTTGAATACATCAGGATGTGCCTTTTCAATCTCGTCCAGCAATACCACCGAATAAGGTTTGCGGCGTACGGCTTCAGTCAGCTGCCCCCCTTCATCATAACCCACATAGCCTGGAGGCGCACCAATTAAGCGTGAAACTGCATGGCGTTCCTGATATTCGCTCATGTCAATACGGGTCATAGCATTTTCGTCGTTGAACAGGAATTCTGCCAATGCCTTTGCCAGCTCGGTTTTACCCACACCTGTAGTGCCCAGGAATATGAAGGAACCAATGGGTTTTCTTTTATCCTGCAGGCCGGCACGGGAGCGGCGGATGGCATCAGATATCGCTTCAATAGCTTCATGCTGTCCTGCTACACGTTTGTGCAGTTCCGTTTCCAGATTCAGCAACTTTTCACGCTCACTGGAAACCAGTTTGGTTACCGGAATACCGGTCCACCTGCCTACCACACCTGCAATGTCGTCAGCAGTAACTTCTTCTTTCAGCATGCGGCCTTCGGTTTGCTGACTTTCCAGCTGTACTTTTAGTTTTTCAACTTTGTCCTGTGCCTCTTTTATTTTGCCGTAGCGGATTTCGGCAACCTTTCCGTAATCGCCTGCGCGTTCAGCCTGATCGGCTTCCAGCTTATAGTTTTCGATCTGTTCAATCTCATTGTTGATGTTATCTACCAGGTCTTTCTCGCCCTGCCATTTGGCTTTAATTTCATCCCTTTCAGCCGAAAGGTTGGCAATTTCTTCAGCCAGTGATTTCACCTTCCTGGTATCATTTTCCCGCTTGATTGCTTCGCGTTCAATTTCCAGCTGCATGATTTTACGGTTCAGTTCATCCACTTTCTCCGGCACGCTATCCATTTCCAGACGCAGTTTAGACGCTGCCTCATCCATCAGATCGATGGCTTTATCCGGTAAGAACCGGTCGGCAATATACCGTTGCGACATTTCTACAGCGGCAATAATGGCCTCATCTTTAATCCGCACCTTATGGTGGGTCTCATAGCGTTCTTTTAACCCACGCAAAATAGAGATGGCATCCTGAGTATCCGGCTCATCTACCATTACCTTTTGGAAACGGCGCTCCAGGGCTTTATCCTTTTCCAGGTATTTCTGGTATTCATCCAAAGTTGTTGCACCAATGGCACGCAGCTCACCGCGGGCAAGGGCAGGTTTTAAAATGTTTGCCGCATCCATTGCACCTTCGCCACCACCGGCACCAACCAGAGTATGGATCTCATCAATAAACAAAATGATATCGCCATCACTCTGTGTAACCTCTTTTACTACTGCTTTCAGTCTTTCCTCAAATTCTCCTTTATACTTTGCACCGGCTATCAGGGCGCCCATATCCAGCGAATAAACTGTTTTAGTTTTCAGGTTGGTAGGCACATCACCTTTGATGATCCTGAAAGCGATACCCTCGGCAATGGCTGTTTTACCTACACCAGGCTCACCGATCAGGATCGGATTGTTTTTTGTACGTCTGGATAAGATCTGGATTACGCGTCTGATCTCTTCATCCCGGCCAATAACAGGGTCCAGTTTTCCGGATTCTGCATATTCATTTAAATTTCTTGCATATTTATTAAGGGCATTGTAAGTTGCCTCGGCATTTTGTCCCGTTACATGGTTGTCGCCCCGCAAAGCGATAATCGCTTTTTTAAGGTCTTTTTCAGTAACCCCCTGATCTTTCAGGTGTTTTGCGGTATCGTCATTTACCGAAAGCAGGCCAAGTAATACATGCTCTACAGAAACAAATTCATCTTTAAACTCTTTCAGGTAAGAATTTGCTTTTTGCAAAGCGGAATTACTGCCCGAGGTTAGGTAAGGGCTGCTGCCTGTAACTTTCGGAAATTTTTCAATCTGTGCGTCCAGTTGCTGGTTCAGCACATTTAGGTTTACATTTAGTTTCTTTAGTACATAAGAAACTACATTTTCGTCAACAGTAAGCAAACCCTTCAGGATGTGCGCTGTTTCAATAGCCTGCTGCTGATTGCCAGTGGCTATTTCAGAAGCCTGTTGAATTGCTTCCTGAGCTTTTATGGTAAAGTTGTTGAAATTCATATCAACAAATAAACAAAGCAGATGCCATCTTGTTTTTTTGTTTAAGAACTGAAATTTTGTCGGTAATTTTTGTTTTTAAATGACGAAATTACTGATGTAGATTGTTTTAATCGGAAAAAATGTCTTGTTAAGATTAATATTTTTTAATGTCCTAAAAAACCTGTCTTTCGGTTTCATTGTATTTAGCATCACGGGCTGCATTTGGAGTATGCATTTTTTATGGATATATTTGTCTTTCTATTTCTATATCCTATGTTAACCCCTCTCGAAAGTTTCTATTTAAATCAGGAAGAACCCTTAAGGGGCTGCTTTATGGCTTTAAGAGATTGCATTTTAAAGCAGGACGAACACATTACAGCAGAGTGGAAATATAAACTCCCCTTCTTTTACTTTAAGGGAAAGATGTTGTGTTACCTCTGGATCCATAAGAAATATCGTCAGCCTTATATCGGAATTGTAGAAGGGAACAGGATTGCACATCCGGACCTGTTACAGGAAAAACGGGCAAGGATGAAAATATTATTGATAGCGCCTGAAAGGGACTTGCCCGTGGAAAAGATCGGGCAGATACTGCGCGCTGCGCTTGCCTTATATTAAAAGAAGATGAAAGAGTTTTTTAGATTGTACTTAGAGGCCTACAGAGGGCTCTCTACCCCGGCATGGATGCTGGCATTGGTGATGCTGATCAACAGGAGCGGAGCGATGGTCATTCCCTTCTTAGGGGTTTATATGGTCAACCACTTAAATTTTAGTATAGAAGATACGGGCACTGTACTAAGCTGTTTTGGTATTGGCGCTGTATCAGGCTCTTTTTTAGGTGGCTGGTTAACAGATAAAGTGGGTCATTTTAAAGTCCAGCTGTTTAGCCTGATCCTGACTGTGCCCATGTTTTTTCTGCTGCCGGAACTGAATACTGTTTTAAAGCTGGCCATTGGTGTGTTTATACTCAGCATTATTTCAGAGACCTTCAGGCCTGCAAACTCGGTTTCTATTGCTTATTATTCGAGGCCGGATAACATTATCCGTTCTTTTTCTTTAAACCGGATGGCGGTAAACCTTGGTTTTTCTATAGGTCCCGCCCTTGGGGGCTTTCTGGCTGCAGTATCGTATACCTTTTTATTTTACGGAAATGCTGTTGCGGCGTTTTTATCGGCTTTATTGTTCTTTATTTACTTCCGCAACCGTAAGGGAAATGAAAAGAAAGCGGTTGTCCAGGAGAGTTTTACTGTTGATCCTGGCACAAGCCGTTCTCCGTATAACGACGGGCTTTTTATCGCTTTCAGTATGCTGAGCTGTATATATGCAATTTGTTTCTTTCAGCTGCTGAGCACCCTGCCTTTGTATTACCGCACAATTTATAAACTTACTGAAGCCGACATTGGGATTATTCTGGCTTTTAGTGGCATGGTGGTGTTTTTGTTTGAAATGCTCCTGGTACACATTGCCGAGAAAAGAATGACCGCCAGGGCAGTTATTGTATCGGGTGTATTGCTTTGCAGCCTGTCGTTTTTTATCCTCAATTTAACAAATGGCATCTGGGTACTGTACTTAGCTATGTTTGTGCTTTGTATTTCCGAAATTCTGGCCATGCCCTTTATGTCTACCATAACCCTGCAGCGTTCCTCGTTAAAAACCAGGGGCGCCTATATGGGCATTAATGCTTTGTCTTTTTCTGCTGCACATGTGTTCTCGCCATTTGTGGGCACCAGGATAGCTGCTGCTTATGGATTTGAAACCCTGTGGTACGGTACTACGTTGGTACTGTTGCTTACAGCTGCAGGGTTTTTGCTGGTCATGAAAAAAATGAAGTTATCGGCATAAATGCTGCTTATCGAAATGGTTTTTTTTCCCATTGTGCTATGGGTTTCGTTTTTTGTATGCTATTTTTTTTCTGAGCCTGAGGGATTAACAATACCGTAAGTACGGCTGGTGATTTTTCAGGCAAAGTGGTTTCAAAGCCAAGCATTACCGTGCCCGGATTGGGTGCATCATAAGCTGTTGTTGGGGCGGTAGACCATGTTTTAAGCTGGATATGAACAGGTTCCTGTACTTTTAAATATAGCTTTTTGCCATTTTTACTCAGCTCCGCCTCGTTGGGGCCAATGATTTTTACATCAGCAGCAGTAAGCATAGCCCAGCGTACCTTTGTTGCCTTGGCACCGCCTTCCAGTTCATCCCGAACCACCACATACTGCTTGTTAACAAGGGCAATTCCGCGGATGGCTTTAGAAAGCTGTGTTTTATAAACAGAACTGATGTCTACCACCGTGTTCATATAAGCCGGATTGTCCGAATAACTGACAATAGGGGCGTAACCATCCACATCTTGGAATTCGTTGTTAAAGCTGAGTGTGTTGTGGTACAGGTTATTGTACCTCAGTACCTGCCAGCGTTGGGAGTTTTGTTTCATATTCCATAGGTCGATCCCTTTAGCTTCCAAAGATTCATAACCCTGCATACCAAAATCGCTGGCCCATCTTACCCCATCTGCTTCCATTACAAAAGAGCCTACATCCATGTGGCCGTGGTTAACAGAAGGGGAGCCACCTTTCATGCCAATATACAGGGCATTGGG comes from the Pedobacter heparinus DSM 2366 genome and includes:
- the clpB gene encoding ATP-dependent chaperone ClpB; its protein translation is MNFNNFTIKAQEAIQQASEIATGNQQQAIETAHILKGLLTVDENVVSYVLKKLNVNLNVLNQQLDAQIEKFPKVTGSSPYLTSGSNSALQKANSYLKEFKDEFVSVEHVLLGLLSVNDDTAKHLKDQGVTEKDLKKAIIALRGDNHVTGQNAEATYNALNKYARNLNEYAESGKLDPVIGRDEEIRRVIQILSRRTKNNPILIGEPGVGKTAIAEGIAFRIIKGDVPTNLKTKTVYSLDMGALIAGAKYKGEFEERLKAVVKEVTQSDGDIILFIDEIHTLVGAGGGEGAMDAANILKPALARGELRAIGATTLDEYQKYLEKDKALERRFQKVMVDEPDTQDAISILRGLKERYETHHKVRIKDEAIIAAVEMSQRYIADRFLPDKAIDLMDEAASKLRLEMDSVPEKVDELNRKIMQLEIEREAIKRENDTRKVKSLAEEIANLSAERDEIKAKWQGEKDLVDNINNEIEQIENYKLEADQAERAGDYGKVAEIRYGKIKEAQDKVEKLKVQLESQQTEGRMLKEEVTADDIAGVVGRWTGIPVTKLVSSEREKLLNLETELHKRVAGQHEAIEAISDAIRRSRAGLQDKRKPIGSFIFLGTTGVGKTELAKALAEFLFNDENAMTRIDMSEYQERHAVSRLIGAPPGYVGYDEGGQLTEAVRRKPYSVVLLDEIEKAHPDVFNILLQVLDDGRLTDNKGRVVNFKNTIIIMTSNIGSHLIQDNFKSLNDENRDEVIAKTKNELFELLKQTIRPEFLNRIDELIMFTPLNRNELRDIVNLQFKQVQDTLSEMGIEIEASTEALDWLAELGYDPQFGARPLKRVIQKRILNELSKEILAGKVDKESKIKLDMFDHKFVFLNNK
- a CDS encoding MFS transporter, giving the protein MKEFFRLYLEAYRGLSTPAWMLALVMLINRSGAMVIPFLGVYMVNHLNFSIEDTGTVLSCFGIGAVSGSFLGGWLTDKVGHFKVQLFSLILTVPMFFLLPELNTVLKLAIGVFILSIISETFRPANSVSIAYYSRPDNIIRSFSLNRMAVNLGFSIGPALGGFLAAVSYTFLFYGNAVAAFLSALLFFIYFRNRKGNEKKAVVQESFTVDPGTSRSPYNDGLFIAFSMLSCIYAICFFQLLSTLPLYYRTIYKLTEADIGIILAFSGMVVFLFEMLLVHIAEKRMTARAVIVSGVLLCSLSFFILNLTNGIWVLYLAMFVLCISEILAMPFMSTITLQRSSLKTRGAYMGINALSFSAAHVFSPFVGTRIAAAYGFETLWYGTTLVLLLTAAGFLLVMKKMKLSA
- a CDS encoding DUF1801 domain-containing protein, whose product is MLTPLESFYLNQEEPLRGCFMALRDCILKQDEHITAEWKYKLPFFYFKGKMLCYLWIHKKYRQPYIGIVEGNRIAHPDLLQEKRARMKILLIAPERDLPVEKIGQILRAALALY